TAAATGTTTGGTCCCAATTCTTTTTAACCTTTTCCCACACTTTAGGATTCTCCATTTTCAATCGGTTTCCGAAACCAACAACATCGGCTTCGTATTCCTCTTGCATTTTTTCTACTACATTCTTCACTAGTCGTTTGATTTCTTTTTCGGTGTTTTTTTCCACTCTTTTTAGAAATTTATTTTCAAAAGCGTTCCCTGAAGTTATCCAATTTTCGGATAGGCGTCCCTCTGATTCGATTTTCACATTAAAAGAGATATTCTTTCCATTAATATGAGGAGTAATCCTGCTTTTCATTGATTCTACCTCGTATATGAGTAGCTGA
The window above is part of the Aneurinibacillus migulanus genome. Proteins encoded here:
- a CDS encoding Ger(x)C family spore germination C-terminal domain-containing protein; this translates as SFLLQNVVAANGEVKFAGAAVIKGKIKKLGGFFNEIEVEGLTWIIGKGKGGVVKSFDKQTGQLLIYEVESMKSRITPHINGKNISFNVKIESEGRLSENWITSGNAFENKFLKRVEKNTEKEIKRLVKNVVEKMQEEYEADVVGFGNRLKMENPKVWEKVKKNWDQTF